In Xenopus tropicalis strain Nigerian chromosome 5, UCB_Xtro_10.0, whole genome shotgun sequence, one genomic interval encodes:
- the LOC105947356 gene encoding dopamine receptor 2, with translation MTSVFIINLAVSDCLVGLGVMPFVALSLLYEDWHKIHELCLFVGYMSSVYCTASVLSVAAVSLDRYWAIVDCLRYDRPWTTQRTLYTITWIWIQAILTCCPPLLGWCQIVYVPSKYTCTTDWTTSTSYTIFFMAVSVFIPAAVLIYCHIRTINVARKHAKKIQILESQLQRNSPRKKVSEIEKPTCSQLIYIVNCKFLTDANSFDSQSITSFSPDLLNLKNLKRDIFSDNDFYGKDPCGRFRLILVLVVFICCWMPYMVINLIQAIEKATLQNTTIISSPVITTAYWLTLLNSDLNPLFYALLSKRFQKALQVFLRRICGRDPLTDVPSFHRRRTSSNVTGISQFHCPTDQHNQGENTGTQPSPVVSRHNSQQVNESLPGQLPNSTDPSISSYEKETDNENRSVLLNPNSLPQQFLQVPNYSPSQIRLPSVSGGKSSKLVCGNITIQVSCEEN, from the exons ATGACTTCTGTTTTTATCATCAACCTGGCAGTAAGCGACTGTCTTGTAGGGCTAGGTGTGATGCCCTTTGTAGCATTATCACTGCTTTATGAGGACTGGCACAAAATTCAT GAACTTTGCTTGTTTGTGGGCTACATGTCATCTGTGTATTGCACAGCTTCTGTTCtcagtgtggcagcagtttcattGGATCGTTACTGGGCTATTGTGGACTGTCTAAGATATGACAGACCATGGACCACCCAGAGGACACTATACACCATTACATGGATCTGGATTCAAGCTATACTTACCTGCTGTCCTCCCTTATTAGGATGGTGTCAGATAGTTTATGTTCCTTCAAAGTATACATGTACAACAGACTGGACCACAAGCACTagttacaccattttttttatggCAGTGTCTGTATTTATACCTGCAGCTGTGCTTATATACTGTCATATTAGGACAATCAATGTAGCCAGAAAGCATGCCAAAAAGATCCAGATTTTGGAGAGCCAGCTTCAAAGAAATTCACCAAGGAAAAAAGTTAGTGAAATAGAGAAACCTACCTGTTCACAATTAATTTATATAGTTAACTGTAAATTTCTTACAGATGCAAATTCATTTGACAGCCAAAGCATCACCAGCTTTAGTCCAGATTTATTGAATCTAAAAAATCTCAAGAGAGACATATTTTCTGACAATGACTTTTATGGAAAGGATCCCTGTGGTCGCTTCCGTCTTATCCTTGTTCTGGTTGTCTTTATATGCTGTTGGATGCCTTACATGGTTATAAATCTGATTCAAGCTATAGAAAAGGCAACTTTGCAGAACACCACAATCATTTCTTCGCCTGTCATAACGACAGCATACTGGCTTACTCTGCTTAACTCAGATTTAAACCCTTTGTTCTATGCTTTACTTAGTAAACGCTTTCAAAAAGCATTACAAGTTTTTTTAAGGAGAATATGTGGCCGAGATCCTTTAACAGATGTTCCTTCATTTCATCGCAGAAGAACAAGCTCAAATGTTACGGGAATCTCTCAGTTTCATTGTCCTACTGATCAACACAATCAAGGAGAAAACACTGGCACACAGCCCAGTCCCGTTGTAAGTAGGCATAACAGTCAGCAGGTTAATGAATCTCTTCCAGGGCAGTTACCAAATTCTACTGACCCAAGCATTTCCTCTTATGAAAAAGAAACCGACAATGAAAACAGAAGTGTCCTTTTAAATCCGAACAGTCTTCCACAACAGTTTTTACAAGTACCCAACTACTCCCCAAGCCAAATAAGACTTCCTTCTGTTTCAGGTGGAAAGAGTTCAAAGTTGGTTTGTGGAAATATCACTATACAAGTCAGTTGTGAAGAGAACTAA